GCCTCCCGCCGCCGCGTCCACGGGCGCGGTCGACTTCCTGCCGCCGCTGTCCTCTCCCGAGGAGGGCGATGGCAGCGGTACCCTGGAGGTGATGCCTCGCGGGGTGATGGCGCCGCCGCTGGGCTCCGAGCCTCGCAGCAATCCTCGCAACGCCACGGCGCCGGAGCTCGGGGCCGAGCCCCGCAGCGGGCAGCGGGCGGCCGCGGGGAGCGCGCCCCGCAACATCTCCGGCATCCGTTCGGGCTCGGCGGCGAAGGCGGACGCGGGCTCGCGCTCGGGTGGGCGCTGGGTGGCGCTGGGTGGGTTGGGCGTGCTGCTCGTGGCGGGGGGCGGGGGGTATCTCTTCCACGCGAAGCAGGAGGCGGCCCGGAGCGAGGCGAGCAAGGCCGTCGCGCCCGCCATCCCCGAGGCGATCCAGGCGGTGCTGCCGCGCTGGAAGCTGAAGTACCTCGAGCTCGAGGGCACGAGCTCGGAGCGGCTCGCCCAGGGACAGGCGCAGCTCGCGCGGGACGAGCGCTTCGCGTACGCCGAGGCGGAGGAGTCGTTCCAGCAGGCGCTGTTGCTGGATCCGAGGAGCGACGCGGCCATCGCCGGCTACGTGCAGGCGGTGGCGCTGGGGCGGGGCGCGGGGCTGGATGAGCCGACGTTCCAGGAGGCCCGGTCGCTCGTCGAGGCGTCGGAGTCGCGCGCGGGGCGCACCGCGCCGTTGCTGCTGGCGCACGCGAACCTGTTGCTGACGCGCACCCGTCAGGCCGAGTCGATGGAGCAGGCGAAGGCGCTGGCCAAGGAGGCGCTCGCGCACGCCCAGGCCACGGACGCGCAGAAGGCGGAGGCCCACCTGGTGCTGGGGCGCGCGTTCCTCGCCTCGTCGAGAGGGCTCGCCAGCGCGAGCTTCGACTCCGCGCAGGCGCTGGCTCCGGGCCTCAAGCGCATCCAGTTCTACCGGGCGCTCGCTCACGAGTCGGCGGGTGAGTACCGGCTCGCGCTGGAGACGCTGCGCAAGCGGCTGGCCGAGGACCCGAAGGACTGGGACAGCCTGGCGGCCATCTCCCGCCTCTACCAGGAGGTCGGCGAGGCCTCCGAGGCGCGCAAGCTGTACGAGGCTCGCGTGAAGGCGGACGCGGGCGAGCTGCGGGCGCTGCTGCCGCTGGCGGTGCTGCGCTACCAGGCGGAGAACAACGCCGCCGCCGGGGTGAGGGAGCTGCGCGCGCTCCTGAAGAACCGCGGGCGCTATGGCGAACGGGACGTCGCGGACGTGCTCGTGCACCTGTCCGCGGCCGAGCGCGCGGTGGGCAACAGCGACGCGGGGGCCAAGGCGGCGGAGGAGGCGCTGGGGCTGGTGAAGGACCTGTCCTCGGCGCACCTGCAGCTCTTCCTCGTGGCGCTGGAGAAGAAGGACGCGGCGAAGGCGCGGGAGCACCTGCCCGGCATCCAGGGGCGGCTGGAGGACACCGCGCTGGAGATGGTGTTGGAGGGGCGGCTGTTGCTGCTGGAGCAGAAGCCCCTGGAGGCCATGGAGCGCTTCCAGTCGGCGGCGCAGCTCGACTCGCGGCGGCTGGACGCGCGGCTGCTGGAGGGCGTCGCGGCCATGGCGGCGAAGCGGCGCGAGGACGCGTTCCGCGTGCTGAACCAGGCGCTCAACGGCGACCCGCTCCGACTGGAGCCACGCCAGCTGGTGACGCGCTTCTGGATGCGGCCGGCGGAGACCGTGAAGGGCGTGGAAGGCATCATCCATCCGCCCTCCGAGCGCTCCGAGGACCCGAGCCGCTTGTTGTACGAGGGGCTCATCCGCTTCCACCAGGGAGACCTGGACGTCGCCGATCGCCTCTTCCGGGACGTGCTCGAGTCGGACGCCAACAACGCGGGCGCGTTGTCCTACCGGGCGCTCATCGCGCTGCGACGGGACAACACCGGGGAGGCCCGCACGCTGGCCGCGCGGGCCGTCGCGTCAGGCGGGCGGCTGCTGCCGGTGGCGAACCTGGCGCAGGGTCTGGCGCTGGCGCAGGACGGCCGGCAGGTGGAGCCCGCGAAGCGCTCGCTGCGCGACGCGCTGGGCCGGGCTCCGACAATGTTGTCCGCGAAGGCGCGGCTGGCCGAACTCGAAGTGCCGCAGCGGCGTGAGGCGGCGCGGGCGGAGCTGGTGAGCGTGGTGGGGCTGGACTCCACCTATCTCCCCGCCAAGCGGATGCTCTACCAGTTGGAACGGTGAGGTGGATGTGAAGGTCCTGCTGCTTGGTTCCGGAGGCCGAGAACACGCGCTCGCGTGGAAGCTGGCCCAGAGTCCCCGGCTGACTCGGCTGTGGTGCGCGCCGGGCAACCCCGGGACGGCGAAGCTGGCCACCAACGTGCCGGTGCGGGCGGAGGTGCCCGAGGACGTCGTGGCGCTCGCCCGCCGCGAGGCGGTGGACCTGGTCGTGGTGGGGCCGGAGGCCCCGCTCGTCGCGGGCGTGGCCGACGCGTTGGCGGCCGCGGGCATCCCCTGTTTCGGGCCGGTGGCTGGCGCCGCCCTCATCGAGGGCAGCAAGGCGTTCGCCAAGGAGATCATGGCCGAGGCGGGCGTGCCGACGGCGGCCTTCCGCACCTTCACGGACGCGGCCGAGGCGGAGGCCTACGCGGTGGCGCAGGGCCGCATCGTGGTGAAGGCGGACGGGCTGGCGGCGGGCAAGGGCGTCATCGTGGCGCACGACGTGGCGGCCGCGCGCGAGGCGGTGCGCGCCGTCGCGGCGATGGGCGCGTCCGGTCAGCGCATGGTGCTGGAGGAACTGCTCGAGGGCGAGGAGGTCTCCGCGATGGCGCTGTGTGATGGCGAGCGCTACGCGATGCTGCCCCTGTCGCAGGACCACAAGCGGGTGGGCGATGGGGACACCGGGCCGAACACCGGCGGCATGGGGGCCTATTGTCCGGCGCCCTTCCTCGACGAGGCGCAGCTGGCCGAGGTGGGCGAGCGTGTCATCGCCCCGACGCTGGCGGTGCTGCGGCGGCGTGGGCTGCCGTTCCGGGGCGTGCTCTACGCGGGGTTGATGCTGACGCGGGGCGGGCCCAAGGTGCTGGAGTTCAACGCGCGCTTCGGAGACCCGGAGACGCAGGTGTTGATGATGCAGCTGGGGGAGGACCTGTTGCCGCTGGTGGACGCGTGCGCGCGCGGGACGCTGGAGGCCCGGCCGCTCGCCGTGGCCCCGGGCGCCTCGGTGGGCGTGGTGGTCGCGGCGGAGGGGTACCCGGAGTCGCCTCGCAAGGGCCAGCGCATCGACGGCCTGGACGCGGTGCCCGCGGACGCCACGGTGTTCCTGGCCGGCGTGGAGCAGCGCGCCGACACGCTGGTGACGAGTGGGGGCCGGGTGCTCACCGTGTGCGCGCGGGGCGAGGACCTGGCGCGGGCGCGGGCGCGGGCCTACGCGGCGGTGGCCGCCGTGCGCTTCGAGGGCATGCATTTCCGCCAGGACATCGGCGCGAAGGGCCTGAAGGCCGCGCCGTGACGCGCATCTCCCGCTACCTGCTCCGGGAGCTGCTGGTGCCGCTCGGGGTCTGGGTGGCGTTCATGTTCCTGCTGCTCTTCGTCATGCAGTTCCTGCGGGGCACGGACGTGCTGCTGGGCTCGTCCGTGACGGTGATGGACCTGGGGCGGCTGGTGGCGTACCTGACGCCGCATTTCCTCATGACGGCGCTCCCCGTCGCGTTCCTGCTGGCCATCCTGCTGGGGCTCGGGCGAATGGGGGAGGACCGGGAGCTGACGGCGCTCCAGGCGCTGGGAGTCGGCCCGTTGCGGCTGGTGGCGGCTCCCCTGGGGGTCGCGGTGGCCATCAGCGCGTTGATGTTGCTGCTGACCTCCACGGCGCAGCCGTGGGGCCTCACGGGCGTGAAGCTGCTGGTGAGCGAGGTCATCCGGAAGAACGTGGTGGGCGACGTGAAACCCGGGACGTTCTACGAGGACCTCAGCGACCTGACGCTCTACGCGGAGCAGGTGTCCACGGAGAACGGCAAGTGGACGAACGTGCTCCTCCACGACGACCGGGAGTCCAGCTCCCCCATGCTCGTGCTGGCGCACGCGGGGCAGGTCGGCACGTCCAGCCGTGGCGAGGTGCTGCGGTTCGCGCTCGAGAACGGCGAGGTCCACCGCTCCGTGCGGGAGTCCAAGGACTACAGCATCATCCACTTCGACGGCGCGGAGATCAGCGTCGGCGTCGGCGCCTCCATGGGCAAGCGCGGGCGCTTCACGTCCTCGAAGGAGGAGCTGACGCCTGGCGAACTGCTGCAGGCGGCGGAGGAGGCCAGGGCGCGGGGAGAGAACCCGAGGATGACCCTCATGGCGCTGCACAGTCGGCTCGGAGGTTCGCTGGCGCCCATCGCCTTCGCGCTGTTGGGGACGCCCCTCGCCATCGGTCGGCGTCAGGCGGGCAGGGCGTGGGGCTACCTGCTGACCCTGGGCGGGTACGTCCTCTACTATCTGCTGAGCCGTGCCTTCGAGCAGTTGGGGCAACAGGGCCGGTTGCCCGTGGTCCTGGCGGGGCAACTGGCGAACGTCGTCTTCATGCTGGTGGGCGCGGTGGCCCTCTATCGGGTGAGCCGCACGGGGACGCTTCGGTGAGGCTGACGCTCTTCGGCTACGTGTTGCGTGACTACCTGCGCTTCATGCTCGGCATTCTTGGCGGGCTGGTGCTCGTCTTCGTCGTCGTGGACTTCGTGGACCGCGCGAAGACGTACACCGGCGAGGGTTGGGTGCTCGATGCGGCGAAGCTCTATGGCTACAAGGCGTTGATGGCCGTGCAGCAGCTGGGGCCCGCGGCCCTCCTGCTGGCGGCGGGGACGATGGTGTCCGCGCTGCGCAAGAAGGGCGAGGTGACGGCCATCCGGGCGTTGACCTTCGGGCCCTCCGCGCTCTACGCGCCGGTGCTGGCCTTCGGACTGGTGGCCTGCAGCGGGCTGGTGGCCTTCGACGAATACGTCGCCACGCACGCGGGGAGGCGCGTCGACGAAATCACCACCCAGCGCTTCAACCGCTGGGGCGACTATCGCTTCTACTACACGCCCAAGCAGTGGTTCCGCCGAGGAGACAACGTCTTCTTCCTGCGCTCGGGGAGCGCCCAGGAGGGCTTCCGGGGCGTCTCCATCTTCACCCTGTCGCGTGAGTTCAAGCTGCTGCGGCGGCTGGATGCGGCCGAGATGAACTCGCTGGGCGGGACTCGCTGGCAGCTCCGGGACGTGGTGGACCGCGCCTTCGTCGGAGAGGAGGGCACCACGGTCCGCAACCTGGAGAGCGCCGAATACGACCTGGGAATCGAGGCCTCCGCGTTTCGAATCCGTCCCGGTCGCCCGGAGCAGATGCGCGTCCCGGTCCTGCGCGAGCAGATTGCCGCGCGGCGCGAGGTGGGCCTGGCGACGAAGCAGTTCGAGCTCGCGCTGCACAACCGTTTCGCGTACCCGCTCGCGGCCTTGCCGGCGGCGCTGCTGGGGGTCGGGCTGGCGCTGCGCTCCAACCGGCGGGGCCACCTCACAGCCGCCATCGTCGAGGGGCTGCTGGTGGCGGTGGCGATGTGGGGCCTGATGATGGTCTGCCGGACGCTGGTGCTCACCGAGCGCCTGTCTCCTCCCGTGGCCGCCTGGACTCCGCCGGTCCTGCTCGTGATGGCCGCGGTCGCCTTGTGGTTGCATCGAGAGGGCTACCTCCACGTCCCTCGCCGATTCCTCGCGGTGAGATAGCGTGTCGGCCCTCATGGACCCTTCATCCCGGCCCTCGCTGGAGCCGCGCTTCCGCCTCGCCGTCGCCGCCGTGCTGGTGATGTGGGCCGTGGGGCTGGTGCTCGCGGAGGTGGTGCTGCAGGTCGCGGCCTCGGCGGCGGTGCTCCTGGCGCTGGTGCTGGCGGCGCGCGGGAAGTTGAAGCTCGCGTCGGACGTGCGCGCGTACGTGTTCGCGAGCATGGCGTTGTGCGCCTGGCAGCTGGTGTCGCCCGCGCTGGCGCTGGCGCTGGGGACCTCCAGTGGCTGGCCGCGCTCCGCGCGCTATGGCCAGGTGCTGGACTCGGTGGCGGGCGCCGCGGTGGCGAGCATCGGCTCGGTGGGTGTCCCTTGGGTGGCCCTGGCTGGCACGGTGGCCGTGGGGTGGTTGTTCGCGGGGGCCCTGGGCATGTTCCAGAACCGCGTGCGCTGGCCCTGGGAGCCTCCCGCCTTCCTCAAGCTCAACCTGAGCCGGCTGCACGAGAACTTCGGAACGGAGCAATCCCCTCGCTACGCGGCCGGCGGCGTCTTCTTCCACCGGCTGCGCTTCGCGCATGGCGCCATCGCCGCCCTGGGGCCCGCGCTGGCCATCCTGGGCGGCTCCGAGGTGGCGCGGCGTCGCGTGCTGGCCGGCGCGGTGGTGCTGGGCATGCTGCTTTCCATCTACAACGCCTTCGCGCGGGCGGCGCTGGGCGCGGCGTTGCTCGTCAGCGTGGTGGCGCTGCTGCTGCTCGTCCGCGGACGCCTGCGCAAGGTGGGCCTGGCGCTCATCGCGCTGCTGGTGGCCTTCGTCGCCGCGTCGCCCGCGTGGCGCCTGCGCCTGGCGAAGGCGCTGGGCAACGTCTTCGGCGGCGAGCGCGAGCTGGCCATGTCCGTGGGCTGGGGGCTGGTGCGCGAGCACCCCTGGCTGGGCGTGGGCTTCGGCAACCACAAGAGCGCCGTGCTGGCGAGCCAGGTGCAGACGGGCATCACCGAGCTGCTCGCCACCGACTCGCACAACCTCTGGCTCACCGCGTGGGCGGAGACGGGGCTGGTGGGGCTGCTCTTGCTGTTGTCCGTGCACGTGCTGCTGGGCTGGGCGCTCGTGCGTCGCTTCCGCGCCGGCTCGCTCGCCGCGACCGGGGCGCTCCTGTCCTTCGTGGGCTTCCACATCCTCGCGCTGGTGCACTACCTGCCGTTCCACACCAGCGTCCACCTGTCGTTCGCGCTGGTGTGGGGGCTGGGGCTGTGTGACGGCAGCGAGGTATTGCGCGACGAAGCGCTCGCCGCGGCGCCCGTGCCCGAGTCCCCTTCAGCGCGCGAGGCCGGGGCGTGACTCCAGCACGCGCCGGTACACGGCCACCGTCTTCCGGGCGCAGTCGTCCCAGGTGAAGCGCGCGGCGCGCTCGCGGCCCAGGTCCGCCAGCTCGGCCCGCAGGCCGTCGTCGCGCAGCACGCGCAGGGTGGCCTCGCGCCACGCCGTGGCGTCGTCGGGCGGCAGCCGCAGCGCCGCGGTGCCCACCACCTCCGGCAGCGCCGTGGCGTCCGACACCAGGACCGGGCAGCCCGTCGCCATCGCCTCCAGGGCGGGCAGGCCGAAGCCCTCGTAGCGCGAGGGGAGGAGCAGCGCCGCCGCGGCGCCGTAGAACAGCGGCATCTGCGCCTCCGGCAGCTCCTCCAGGTCGAGCACGTTCTCGTGCAACCCCAGCTCGTGCGCCACCGCCCCCTTGCCCGCGAGCAGGACGATGGGCACCGGCAGCTCGCCAGCGAAGCGCCCCAGCAGCGCCAGGTTCTTGAAGGCCTTGGCGTTGCCCACCGCCGCCACGTAGCGCTCGGGCAGCTCGTGGCGCTCCCGGAACGCGCGCGCCCGCGCGGGCGAGACGGGCTGGAAGCGCGCGTCCACGCCATTGGGTATCACCTGCAACCGGTAGGGCGACAGGCCCAGGTGGCGGGCCAGCTCCTCGCGGGAGAACTCGGACACCGTCACCAGCGCCGACGCCCGCTTCGCGCGCGGCCCCACCACCACGCGGTAGTACAGCGCCTGGGCCGGGGTGTACTGGTCCGCGAGCGCGAGGTGGTTGGCGTCGTGCAGCGTCGCCACCAGCCGGCCGCTCCAGAACAGGGGGAGGGCGAACGACGTGGCGTGGAAGACGTCGGGGGCCAGCTTCGCCAGGTCCACGGCGAGGGCGGGCTGCTCGAAAGGAGACAGGAAGCCCGCGCGGGCCCGGTGGAGGGGGAGTCGGGGGGCGAGCTCCCCCAGGTCCCCTGGCAGCCCCTCTGGCGGCACCAGGGCGGAGACGCGCAGGTCCGGGGCGAGCGAGGGCACCCGCCGCGCCAGCTCCAGCGCGTAGCGGGCGATGCCGTGCAGCCGGCCGCGCACCATGCGCAGGTCGAGGAGGACGTGGGCCACGCCTCCCCGCCTACCACACGCGCGAGCATCATGGGCAACGGCCGGATGCCCGCGTGTTCAGGGAGTTCGGCACGCGTCGGTCCCGGGTGCTAGAAGCCGCCAGCGTGAAGGTCGCCCTCGTCCACGATTGGCTCGTCACCCACCGCGGGGGCGAGCGTGTCCTCGATGCGCTCTGCGAAGCGCTGCCCGACGCGGACATCTACACCCTCATCCACAAGCCCGGCAGCCAGTCCCCCGCCATCGAGTCGCGGCGCATCTTCACGTCCTTCCTCCAGCACGTGCCCGGCATCCACACCCGCTACCGGCACTTCCTCCCCGCGATGCCGCGCGCCATCGAATCGCTGCGCCTGCGGGGCGACTACGACGTGGTGCTCTCCTCCAGCCACTGCGTGGCCAAGGGCCTGCGCGCGCCGGCGGGCACGCCGCACCTGAGCTACGTGCACGCGCCCATGCGGTACATGTGGGACCTGTTCGACGACTACTTCGGTCCGGGGCGCGCGCGGCTGCCCGTGCGCGCGGCCGCGCATGCCGTGCGCCCATGGCTCCAGCGGTGGGACCGGGCCTCCGCGGCGCGGGTGGACCGCTTCGTCGTCAACAGCCACCACGTCGCCGCCAAGGTGGCGCGGTTCTGGGGCCGCGAGGCCGCCGTCATCCACCCGCCCGTGGACCTGGCGCGCTTCGCCCAGGTGCCGCTGGAGGGCGGAGGCCAGGGCGGCTACTTCCTGTGGCTGGGAGCCTTCGCGCCCTACAAGCGGCTCGACATCGCGCTCGAGGCGTTCCGCGTCCTGGGCGCGCCCCTGTGGGTCGTGGGCACCGGCCAGGAGGCCGCGCGCCTGACGTCGGGGGCGCTCCCCCCGAACATCCGCTTGCTCGGCAACGTCCCGGATGCCGCACTGCCGTCTCTCTACCGCGACGCGCGCGCCCTCGTCTTCACGCCCGAGGAGGACTTCGGCATCACCCCTCTGGAGGCCCAGGCCACCGGCCGTCCCGTCATCGCCTACGGCCGCGGTGGCGCGCTGGAGACGGTGACCGCTGACAGCGGACTCTTCTTTTCCGAGCAAACGACAACCTCGCTCATCGAGGCCGTGCGGCGCTTCGAGACATGGGAGGTGGGCTTCCGTCCGGAGGCCGCGCGCGCGCAGGCCGAGCGCTTCTCCCGGGCCCACTTCCAGCGCGCGATGCTCACCGAGGTGGAAGCCCTCCTCAGGGTGGCGAGGAAATCCCCAGCTCCCGCCGCGGGAGTGTGACGCCGCTGTCATCCCCCTCTCCGTGTTTCGTCGGGGGCGAGTGTCAACCCCTGGTCACTGGTGTTTGGAGTGTCAGGTAACTCTTTGGTTTCACAGAGTTTTCCGTGCTAGGACGCCCGCCAGTCAGTGGGAGTCGGGCAAGCGGCGTGCTCGGAGGACCAGGGTGCGAGTCTTGCAATGGGGTGGCGCCCCGTTGGCCAAGTCACAGGAGTCCAGGCGTGTTCAGTCGTCTCCAGCGCTTCTACACGTCCATCAAGATCGTGGCGGACATGGTGATGCTCGCGATGGCGTTCGGCCTCGCGTACGTGACGCGTTTCTCCGGCATCGTCCCGGTGACGGAGGGCATCCCTCCCTGGGAGGACACGCTCATCTCCCTGTTGATGGTGCTGGTCATCTTCCCGGTGACGTTCAAGCAGGGGCGCCTGTACGAGACGAACCGCTCCCGCACGAACACCCGCGAGGTGTTCGAGGTCTTCAAGTCCACCATCACCGCGACGCTCATCCTCGTGGCGCTGACGTACTTCGCGCGTGAGCGCTACTCGCGCCTGACGCTGGCCATCTTCGTCGTCTACTCGTTCGTCCTGGTGTCGTGCAGCCGTCTGGCGTTCCGCTACGTGCTCAGCGAGGTGCGGCGCCGGGGCCACAACCTCAAGTCCATCCTGGTCATCGGCGCGGGGGAGCTGGGGCAGCGGGTCATCGAGACGGTGGAGGGCCACCTGGAGCTGGGCTTCCGCGTGACGGGCGTCCTGACACTGCGCCAGGAGAAGGTCGGACAATATGTCCATGGCGTGCGGGTCGTGGGCCACGTGGACGACGTGGCGCGGGTGCTCGACGCGCAGCCGGTGGACCAGGTCATCCTCGCGCTGCCGTTGGAGGACCAGGCCCACGTCAAGCCGCTGATGGAGCAGCTGGCGCTGCGCACGGTGGACGTGAGGGTGGTGCCGGACCTGTACCAGTACATCACCCTCTACGGAGGGCTGGAGGAGTTCGGCGGCCTGCCCATCATCCGCCTCCAGGGCGACCCCATGGAGGGCTGGAGCCGCGTGGCCAAGCGCGCCTTCGACATCCTCTTCTCGCTGCTGGCCATCCTCGTCACCGCGCCCCTCATGGTGGGCACCGCGGTGGCGGTGTGGCTCACCAGCCGCGGGCCGCTGCTCTACCGGCAGGAGCGCATGGGGATGGACGGGAGCACCTTCCACATCCTCAAGTTCCGCACCATGCGCGTGGACGCGGAGCTCGGCGGCGCGATGATGGCGCGCAAGGACGACCCCCGGCGCACCACCATCGGCACCTTCCTG
This sequence is a window from Myxococcus stipitatus. Protein-coding genes within it:
- a CDS encoding LptF/LptG family permease, which codes for MRLTLFGYVLRDYLRFMLGILGGLVLVFVVVDFVDRAKTYTGEGWVLDAAKLYGYKALMAVQQLGPAALLLAAGTMVSALRKKGEVTAIRALTFGPSALYAPVLAFGLVACSGLVAFDEYVATHAGRRVDEITTQRFNRWGDYRFYYTPKQWFRRGDNVFFLRSGSAQEGFRGVSIFTLSREFKLLRRLDAAEMNSLGGTRWQLRDVVDRAFVGEEGTTVRNLESAEYDLGIEASAFRIRPGRPEQMRVPVLREQIAARREVGLATKQFELALHNRFAYPLAALPAALLGVGLALRSNRRGHLTAAIVEGLLVAVAMWGLMMVCRTLVLTERLSPPVAAWTPPVLLVMAAVALWLHREGYLHVPRRFLAVR
- a CDS encoding LptF/LptG family permease, which gives rise to MTRISRYLLRELLVPLGVWVAFMFLLLFVMQFLRGTDVLLGSSVTVMDLGRLVAYLTPHFLMTALPVAFLLAILLGLGRMGEDRELTALQALGVGPLRLVAAPLGVAVAISALMLLLTSTAQPWGLTGVKLLVSEVIRKNVVGDVKPGTFYEDLSDLTLYAEQVSTENGKWTNVLLHDDRESSSPMLVLAHAGQVGTSSRGEVLRFALENGEVHRSVRESKDYSIIHFDGAEISVGVGASMGKRGRFTSSKEELTPGELLQAAEEARARGENPRMTLMALHSRLGGSLAPIAFALLGTPLAIGRRQAGRAWGYLLTLGGYVLYYLLSRAFEQLGQQGRLPVVLAGQLANVVFMLVGAVALYRVSRTGTLR
- a CDS encoding O-antigen ligase family protein, yielding MDPSSRPSLEPRFRLAVAAVLVMWAVGLVLAEVVLQVAASAAVLLALVLAARGKLKLASDVRAYVFASMALCAWQLVSPALALALGTSSGWPRSARYGQVLDSVAGAAVASIGSVGVPWVALAGTVAVGWLFAGALGMFQNRVRWPWEPPAFLKLNLSRLHENFGTEQSPRYAAGGVFFHRLRFAHGAIAALGPALAILGGSEVARRRVLAGAVVLGMLLSIYNAFARAALGAALLVSVVALLLLVRGRLRKVGLALIALLVAFVAASPAWRLRLAKALGNVFGGERELAMSVGWGLVREHPWLGVGFGNHKSAVLASQVQTGITELLATDSHNLWLTAWAETGLVGLLLLLSVHVLLGWALVRRFRAGSLAATGALLSFVGFHILALVHYLPFHTSVHLSFALVWGLGLCDGSEVLRDEALAAAPVPESPSAREAGA
- a CDS encoding glycosyltransferase family 4 protein, which gives rise to MVRGRLHGIARYALELARRVPSLAPDLRVSALVPPEGLPGDLGELAPRLPLHRARAGFLSPFEQPALAVDLAKLAPDVFHATSFALPLFWSGRLVATLHDANHLALADQYTPAQALYYRVVVGPRAKRASALVTVSEFSREELARHLGLSPYRLQVIPNGVDARFQPVSPARARAFRERHELPERYVAAVGNAKAFKNLALLGRFAGELPVPIVLLAGKGAVAHELGLHENVLDLEELPEAQMPLFYGAAAALLLPSRYEGFGLPALEAMATGCPVLVSDATALPEVVGTAALRLPPDDATAWREATLRVLRDDGLRAELADLGRERAARFTWDDCARKTVAVYRRVLESRPGLAR
- a CDS encoding glycosyltransferase — encoded protein: MKVALVHDWLVTHRGGERVLDALCEALPDADIYTLIHKPGSQSPAIESRRIFTSFLQHVPGIHTRYRHFLPAMPRAIESLRLRGDYDVVLSSSHCVAKGLRAPAGTPHLSYVHAPMRYMWDLFDDYFGPGRARLPVRAAAHAVRPWLQRWDRASAARVDRFVVNSHHVAAKVARFWGREAAVIHPPVDLARFAQVPLEGGGQGGYFLWLGAFAPYKRLDIALEAFRVLGAPLWVVGTGQEAARLTSGALPPNIRLLGNVPDAALPSLYRDARALVFTPEEDFGITPLEAQATGRPVIAYGRGGALETVTADSGLFFSEQTTTSLIEAVRRFETWEVGFRPEAARAQAERFSRAHFQRAMLTEVEALLRVARKSPAPAAGV
- a CDS encoding undecaprenyl-phosphate glucose phosphotransferase produces the protein MFSRLQRFYTSIKIVADMVMLAMAFGLAYVTRFSGIVPVTEGIPPWEDTLISLLMVLVIFPVTFKQGRLYETNRSRTNTREVFEVFKSTITATLILVALTYFARERYSRLTLAIFVVYSFVLVSCSRLAFRYVLSEVRRRGHNLKSILVIGAGELGQRVIETVEGHLELGFRVTGVLTLRQEKVGQYVHGVRVVGHVDDVARVLDAQPVDQVILALPLEDQAHVKPLMEQLALRTVDVRVVPDLYQYITLYGGLEEFGGLPIIRLQGDPMEGWSRVAKRAFDILFSLLAILVTAPLMVGTAVAVWLTSRGPLLYRQERMGMDGSTFHILKFRTMRVDAELGGAMMARKDDPRRTTIGTFLRKYSLDELPQFFNVLRGDMSLVGPRPERPVFIEEFKRQIPRYHLRHKVKAGITGWAQINGLRGQTCIEKRIEYDLYYIENWSLLMDLKILVRTALGGFLSKNAY
- a CDS encoding zinc-ribbon domain-containing protein, which codes for MRIVCQKCAAAYAIDDRLITAKGVRAQCPRCRNLQLVRRDSSAVPSADVPAPAARPATPTAGAQPASPSTTDELLGGDAGSQAPTEVARPAFGGGAAPAPNPAADLFADFGAIPAPKPASSPPVDPFAGLGAPAESSAPGADPLLDFLGPAPAAPPAPVARVSSAPGAVPVSVAPPAAGRAPAAPAAKPATMGCRACNKPLTDPFDQALGTCDECRQREAPSSAPRAKTEPPPAAASTGAVDFLPPLSSPEEGDGSGTLEVMPRGVMAPPLGSEPRSNPRNATAPELGAEPRSGQRAAAGSAPRNISGIRSGSAAKADAGSRSGGRWVALGGLGVLLVAGGGGYLFHAKQEAARSEASKAVAPAIPEAIQAVLPRWKLKYLELEGTSSERLAQGQAQLARDERFAYAEAEESFQQALLLDPRSDAAIAGYVQAVALGRGAGLDEPTFQEARSLVEASESRAGRTAPLLLAHANLLLTRTRQAESMEQAKALAKEALAHAQATDAQKAEAHLVLGRAFLASSRGLASASFDSAQALAPGLKRIQFYRALAHESAGEYRLALETLRKRLAEDPKDWDSLAAISRLYQEVGEASEARKLYEARVKADAGELRALLPLAVLRYQAENNAAAGVRELRALLKNRGRYGERDVADVLVHLSAAERAVGNSDAGAKAAEEALGLVKDLSSAHLQLFLVALEKKDAAKAREHLPGIQGRLEDTALEMVLEGRLLLLEQKPLEAMERFQSAAQLDSRRLDARLLEGVAAMAAKRREDAFRVLNQALNGDPLRLEPRQLVTRFWMRPAETVKGVEGIIHPPSERSEDPSRLLYEGLIRFHQGDLDVADRLFRDVLESDANNAGALSYRALIALRRDNTGEARTLAARAVASGGRLLPVANLAQGLALAQDGRQVEPAKRSLRDALGRAPTMLSAKARLAELEVPQRREAARAELVSVVGLDSTYLPAKRMLYQLER
- the purD gene encoding phosphoribosylamine--glycine ligase, with amino-acid sequence MDVKVLLLGSGGREHALAWKLAQSPRLTRLWCAPGNPGTAKLATNVPVRAEVPEDVVALARREAVDLVVVGPEAPLVAGVADALAAAGIPCFGPVAGAALIEGSKAFAKEIMAEAGVPTAAFRTFTDAAEAEAYAVAQGRIVVKADGLAAGKGVIVAHDVAAAREAVRAVAAMGASGQRMVLEELLEGEEVSAMALCDGERYAMLPLSQDHKRVGDGDTGPNTGGMGAYCPAPFLDEAQLAEVGERVIAPTLAVLRRRGLPFRGVLYAGLMLTRGGPKVLEFNARFGDPETQVLMMQLGEDLLPLVDACARGTLEARPLAVAPGASVGVVVAAEGYPESPRKGQRIDGLDAVPADATVFLAGVEQRADTLVTSGGRVLTVCARGEDLARARARAYAAVAAVRFEGMHFRQDIGAKGLKAAP